A single region of the Penaeus chinensis breed Huanghai No. 1 chromosome 41, ASM1920278v2, whole genome shotgun sequence genome encodes:
- the LOC125047725 gene encoding 5-exo-hydroxycamphor dehydrogenase-like: MNSGSVSPSILEKAGLARSLVFLGQKRSPSYVTETTKLPSDLADGEVLVRVELATICGSDLHTLKGLRKPPYPCVLGHEGCGEVVASQRQEVKVGERVTWGVCASCNRCSLCSLGLQNKCVSLLKCGQTLISSATLFGTYTTHVLCRPGTPIVPLPPVLTPKLAAPINCALATMVHALSKVPPTPKAGQLGAQVAMIQGAGMLGMYGAALLKEAGYTKVFCVDINRSRLSRVVDFGGIPVHPDHEEELVESDSVDVVIEVCGHKNVIPQGIRALRTGGTYVLAGLVHPDSNMDVTAYSIIQKCLTIVGVHNYTGHHLKDAVAFLTRNHDRYPFSALIGPTYPLSEFRVSCGVIIYPLLLTLSVSMLFAF; encoded by the exons ATGAACTCAGGGTCGGTCTCGCCAAGCATCCTGGAGAAGGCAgggctcgctcgctccctcgtgTTTCTAGGTCAGAAGAGGTCACCCTCTTATGTAACCGAGACCACGAAACTGCCCTCTGATTTGGCCGACGGAGAG GTTTTGGTTCGCGTGGAGCTGGCCACTATCTGCGGCTCCGACCTGCACACGCTCAAGGGCCTACGGAAGCCGCCCTACCCATG CGTCCTGGGTCACGAGGGCTGCGGCGAGGTGGTGGCGTCGCAGAGACAAGAGGTGAAGGTGGGCGAGCGAGTGACGTGGGGCGTGTGTGCATCTTGCAACAGGTGCTCTCTCTGTTCGCTCGGCCTGCAGAATAAGTGCGTCTCTTTGTTGAAG tGCGGCCAGACCCTCATTTCCTCCGCGACACTCTTCGGCACCTACACCACCCACGTCCTCTGTCGGCCAGGCACGCCCATCGTCCCTCTCCCGCCCGTTCTCACGCCCAAACTAGCCGCCCCTATTAACTGCGCCTTGGCCACGATGGTCCACGCCCTCAGTAAGGTGCCGCCCACGCCCAAAGCGGGCCAACTCGGTGCCCAAGTGGCAATGATTCAG gGTGCAGGTATGCTTGGTATGTATGGTGCAGCGTTACTAAAGGAAGCAGGTTATACTAAGGTCTTCTGTGTAGACATAAATCGGTCAAGACTCAGCCGAGTTGTAGATTTCGGAGGCATTCCTGTCCATCCCGACCACG AGGAGGAACTAGTGGAATCCGACAGCGTTGATGTCGTCATAGAAGTGTGCGGACACAAAAAT GTCATACCTCAGGGAATAAGGGCACTACGGACAGGAGGAACGTACGTGTTAGCGGGCCTCGTGCATCCGGACTCCAACATGGACGTCACAGCTTATTCCATTATCCAAAAGTGTCTTACGATTGTTG GCGTGCACAACTACACAGGTCATCATCTCAAAGACGCGGTGGCCTTCCTGACCCGCAACCATGACCGCTACCCGTTCAGTGCTCTCATCGGACCCACGTACCCTCTGTCTGAATTCCGGGTAAGCTGTGGTGTTATTATTTATCCTCTCTTGTTAACATTGTCTGTTTCCATGTTGTTTGctttttag